In the Nitrospirota bacterium genome, GTCGCGAGCCCCGCGTTCATCGATATCACCCGCCGGTGTATCGGCATGGTATACCCGTCCTGTTCGGAAGCGCAGGCGGGAAGCGTGGTGGCCTGCATGCATGCAGGAGTGATCCCGGTGGTCAGCTGCGAGGCAGGGGTCGATGCGGGCGACTTCGGCTTGACGCTCGTGAACAGCTCTGTCGATGAGATACAACAGGCGGTACGATGGCTGTCCCAGCTCTCTCCCGGTGAGCTGAGGGAGAAGGCGCGGAAGACCTGGGATCATGCCCGGGCGTACCATACGCACGAGCGGTTCGAAGATGAGTACCGGACCGTCATCGAAACGATTATGATCGACCGGGGCCGCGCCTGCTGTGCATCGTCGATGCGCCGCGACGGGCGCCTGGCCCCGGCAGCCGGCTCGCTGTCGCCCTAGTACGATTCCTTGCTCAAGAAGATAATCAAAGACGCCGCCCTGAAGTGCGGCGTGGAGATAAAAAGGGCCCGCCCCGCTCCTCCCGAGGCGTCCGGCAGCGTGGTGTCGCTCCGGCCTGAAGGCGCCTCCAAAGGGACGATGCTTCTCTCGTATATCATGGAGCCGTTTCTGCTGACAGAGGGCGAGCCGGTGCCGAATACGCACACCCACTACGGCGAATCGCTCGAGATGGCAAAGGTATTCCTCGGGCTCGGCTACGGGGTCGATTCTATCGATTATCGCAACAGGGCGTTCATTCCGAAAAAGAACTACGCCGTTTTCGTCGGCGCCCGGACCAATTTCGCACGCATCGCGGCGTCGCTCAACAGCGACTGCATCAAGATCGTCCATATGGATACGGCTCACTGGCTCTTCAACAACGCTGCATCGTACCGGCGGGGCCTCGAGCTCCAGCGGAGGAGAGGGGTGACCGTGGACAGCCTGAGGATCATCGAATTCAATCTCGGGATCGAATATGCCGACTTTGCCACGGTGCTCGGCAACGAGTTTACTCTCGGTACCTATGCCTATGCAGGGAAGCCCCTGTTCCGCATCGATGTCCCGTCATGCGCGGTCTATCCCTGGCCGGAAGAGAAGGACTACGATGCCTGCCGGAAGAATTTCCTCTGGCTCGGCAGCAGCGGGCTCGTCCATAAAGGACTCGACCTCGTGCTCGAGGCCTTTGCCGGGATGCCCGACTATCACCTCTACGTCTGCGGCCCGGTCACCGATGAAAAGCATTTTGAGCGGACCTTTTACCGGGAGCTGTACCTCACCCCGAATATCCATACGGTCGGATGGGTCAATGTTGCACAGGCCCGATTCAGAGCGGTCCTGGACACATGCATCGGGATAGTGTACCCCTCGTGCTCGGAGGGCCAGGCCGGAAGCGTGGTCACCTGCATGCATGCAGGCGTGATCCCCATCGTCAGTTATGAGACCGGCATCGATGTCGAAGACTTCGGGATTATCCTCGGCGAGAGCTCGGTGGAGGAGATCCGAAAGGCGGTGGCTGCTCTCGCCGGCTGCAGCGGGAGCGAGCTCGGGAGCAGGGCGCGCGCGACGTGGGAATACGCGCGAACGCATTGCACGACGGAGCGCTATGCGCGCTCCTACCGGCAGATCGTCGAGCGTATCATGGGCGGGCACCGCAGCAGCGCAGGGGAAAGATGAAGAGCGCTGCCGCGATCGCCGTTGCCGGGATATTCCTCTCTTCCTTTGCCGTCCTCTTCATGCTCCATGTATCCAGGCATGCGGTCAGGTCCAGAGGCCGCAAGCCTTACCGTGGCGCCAGTGGTGAATGGTCGATCGGGATGTACCTCGGCGATTCGCTCATCGATCTCTGTCCGGGGAAGAGAGCGCCGAGCCCGGTCCTCACCGCTGCGGATGTCTCGGACGTGCCCGCTGAATTCGTTGCCGACCCGTTCATGGTCCGCGAGGGCGATACCTGGTACATGTTTTTCGAGGTTATGAACAGCAGCACCGGACAGGGGGAGATCGGTCTTGCAGAGAGCGGGAACGGCTTTGCCTGGACCTACCGGCAGATCGTCCTGGCCGAGCCCTTTCATCTTTCGTATCCGTACACCTTCAAGTGGCAGGACGACCACTACATGATCCCCGAAGCGGGCGCAACGCAGACGGTCCGCCTGTATAAGGCCGACCCCTTCCCCGCCCGGTGGCGGTTTATCGGCGACCTGGTGAAGGGACGCAACTTTGCCGACGCCTCGGTCGTGCACTATAACAATGTGTGGTGGCTCTTCGCCTCCAACCCGGAATGCGATACGCTCTGGCTCTTCTCGTCGGACCGCCTCACCGGCCCTTACGCGGAGCATCCGAAGAGCCCTCTCATTCAGGGGGACAAAACAAGGGCCAGGCCGGGTGGACGGATCGTCGAGAGCGGGGGATCGCTCATCAGGTTCGCCCAGGATGACTATCCCCGCTACGGCAGGCAGGTGCGGGCCTTCGAGATCACCGTGCTCACCGCCGATGCCTACGAGGAACGGGAGCTCCCCGGAAGCCCGGTGGTGCGGTGGACCGGGTTGGGCTGGAACGCCCGGGCCATGCACCACATCGATCCCCACCGCATCGATGGGGACCGCTGGATCGCCGCGGTCGACGGGTTCGGCACGGTCCGGCGGCGTCCGGCGCTTCTGGACCGGCGCTTCTGGAAAAGA is a window encoding:
- a CDS encoding glycosyltransferase, which encodes MLKKIIKDAALKCGVEIKRARPAPPEASGSVVSLRPEGASKGTMLLSYIMEPFLLTEGEPVPNTHTHYGESLEMAKVFLGLGYGVDSIDYRNRAFIPKKNYAVFVGARTNFARIAASLNSDCIKIVHMDTAHWLFNNAASYRRGLELQRRRGVTVDSLRIIEFNLGIEYADFATVLGNEFTLGTYAYAGKPLFRIDVPSCAVYPWPEEKDYDACRKNFLWLGSSGLVHKGLDLVLEAFAGMPDYHLYVCGPVTDEKHFERTFYRELYLTPNIHTVGWVNVAQARFRAVLDTCIGIVYPSCSEGQAGSVVTCMHAGVIPIVSYETGIDVEDFGIILGESSVEEIRKAVAALAGCSGSELGSRARATWEYARTHCTTERYARSYRQIVERIMGGHRSSAGER